The proteins below come from a single Bacteroidota bacterium genomic window:
- a CDS encoding THUMP domain-containing protein: protein MNNIITDTTTEFIAKTFAGTEELLAGELAATGATDIRILKRAVAFSGTTEHLYRANYTCRTALRILKPIFIFDIETEEDLYKQIYSLAWEKIFSLEQTFAIDSFVHESVLTHSLYVSLKAKDAIADHFRDNCGKRPSVDTNHPDIRINLHLAANKVTLSIDSSGESLHKRGYRIAQGPAPISEALGAALIMFTGWHGQCNFFDPMCGSGTLVTEAAMIAQKIPAGYYRSSFGFMNWNDFDKELWEKIVDEENAKICESDCEIHGSDNSQPALDNAIKNISNARLHRDIELHHTAMADFDFPEGPGIIVTNPPYGERMQEEDLVALYQSMGDTLKKKCNGYDAWIISSGLDAFKFLGLKPTKKMTLYNGPLECRYACFSVYEGSKKTKYNEAALPESTESTEGEGQTEELGQE, encoded by the coding sequence TTGAACAACATTATAACTGATACCACTACGGAATTCATCGCTAAAACCTTTGCCGGAACAGAAGAACTGCTTGCCGGCGAACTCGCCGCTACAGGCGCAACAGACATTAGAATCCTGAAACGTGCGGTTGCCTTCAGCGGCACTACCGAGCACCTTTACCGGGCAAATTACACCTGTCGTACAGCTCTTCGCATTCTCAAACCTATTTTTATTTTTGATATTGAAACCGAAGAAGACCTTTACAAACAGATATACAGTCTGGCATGGGAAAAAATATTTTCACTGGAGCAGACCTTTGCCATCGATTCCTTTGTACATGAGTCAGTGCTAACGCATTCCCTGTATGTTTCCCTTAAAGCGAAAGACGCTATTGCCGACCATTTCCGCGATAATTGCGGAAAGCGTCCCTCGGTTGACACCAACCATCCCGATATCCGCATCAACCTGCATCTGGCAGCCAACAAGGTAACCCTGTCAATCGACAGTTCAGGCGAATCGCTGCATAAACGCGGCTACCGCATTGCACAAGGCCCCGCTCCCATCAGCGAAGCATTGGGTGCCGCATTGATAATGTTCACCGGATGGCACGGACAGTGTAACTTCTTTGACCCCATGTGCGGATCAGGTACGCTGGTTACCGAAGCGGCCATGATAGCCCAGAAAATTCCTGCAGGTTATTATCGCAGCAGCTTCGGATTCATGAACTGGAACGACTTCGACAAAGAGCTCTGGGAAAAAATAGTGGACGAAGAAAATGCGAAAATCTGCGAAAGCGATTGCGAAATACACGGTTCCGACAACTCACAACCGGCTCTTGACAACGCTATAAAGAATATTTCAAATGCACGGCTTCACCGCGACATTGAACTGCATCACACGGCCATGGCCGATTTCGACTTCCCTGAAGGACCCGGTATCATTGTTACCAATCCGCCTTATGGCGAACGTATGCAGGAAGAAGATCTGGTTGCGCTGTACCAAAGCATGGGCGACACTCTGAAGAAAAAATGCAACGGCTATGATGCATGGATTATTTCATCAGGGCTCGATGCATTTAAATTTCTTGGTCTGAAACCAACAAAAAAAATGACCCTTTACAACGGTCCGCTCGAATGCCGGTACGCATGTTTTTCTGTTTACGAAGGAAGCAAAAAAACTAAGTATAATGAAGCGGCATTGCCAGAATCCACTGAATCAACTGAAGGTGAAGGTCAAACTGAAGAATTGGGTCAGGAATAG
- a CDS encoding SpoIID/LytB domain-containing protein, translated as MKRIPFIAALLLVIICNISKAQETFLDVKIYTGFRITSLTITPIIGKYVLFENDTRIADVLKTGSVTLKADSEKVAVIRNGETLGKFTSIAITGDGMINAIKIKPLNTTAKERTYDDDIRVSVVNGAFLIINHCELEGYVSGVVQSEGGGSAKDAEFFLVQSTTCRTYALNNMKKHIKDGFNLCDSVHCQLYSGRCKSVEILAATYKTAGDVIVDKDKNMISAAFHSNSGGQTINSEDLWKIPTSYLRSVQDTFSLAMPGAYWEKRKPVTEWLDYLQHKYNYPVNDSVMKRKALNFQQPVRMVYFEDSIPLANIRADLGLRSTFFSISKQGSEIVFKGRGYGHGVGLSQQGAMRMSQLGYTYRDIIRFYYKDVDIVPYESLQGK; from the coding sequence ATGAAAAGAATCCCGTTTATTGCCGCATTACTGCTTGTTATTATTTGCAACATTTCAAAAGCGCAGGAAACCTTTCTGGATGTAAAGATATACACAGGATTCCGCATCACATCCCTCACGATTACACCTATAATCGGTAAATATGTCTTATTCGAAAACGACACACGAATAGCCGATGTTCTTAAAACAGGATCCGTTACACTGAAAGCTGATAGTGAAAAAGTTGCCGTTATCAGAAATGGCGAAACATTGGGAAAATTCACATCCATCGCCATTACAGGCGACGGAATGATTAACGCCATCAAAATCAAACCACTCAATACCACTGCCAAAGAACGTACCTATGATGATGACATCCGCGTAAGCGTAGTAAACGGCGCATTTCTCATCATCAATCACTGCGAACTCGAAGGTTACGTATCGGGCGTGGTTCAGAGCGAAGGCGGGGGCTCAGCCAAAGACGCAGAGTTTTTTTTGGTACAGTCAACAACATGCCGTACGTATGCTCTTAACAACATGAAAAAGCACATCAAAGATGGCTTCAATCTGTGCGACAGCGTGCATTGCCAGCTATATTCCGGCCGTTGTAAAAGCGTTGAAATACTTGCTGCAACCTACAAAACCGCCGGTGACGTTATCGTTGACAAAGACAAAAACATGATTTCGGCAGCCTTCCATTCCAACTCCGGAGGACAAACCATCAATTCAGAAGACCTTTGGAAAATACCTACCTCCTACCTGCGCTCGGTACAGGACACGTTTTCACTTGCAATGCCCGGTGCCTATTGGGAAAAGAGAAAACCCGTAACCGAGTGGCTCGATTATCTTCAGCACAAATACAACTACCCTGTGAACGACTCGGTAATGAAGCGTAAAGCACTCAACTTCCAGCAACCCGTGCGTATGGTCTATTTTGAAGACAGCATTCCATTGGCAAATATTCGCGCCGACCTTGGATTGCGCTCTACCTTCTTTTCTATATCAAAACAGGGCAGCGAAATTGTTTTCAAAGGACGGGGCTACGGACACGGCGTTGGACTGAGCCAACAAGGCGCCATGCGTATGTCGCAACTTGGATATACCTACCGCGACATCATCCGTTTTTATTACAAAGATGTGGATATCGTTCCCTACGAATCCCTGCAGGGCAAATAA
- a CDS encoding YfiR/HmsC family protein has protein sequence MRFKITAVGKHIFRISVFILFAAAWVLSMKTGNAQNSFDNKSRAEYIFDITRYVTWPEAYEIDTMKFAVLARDSALVYELEKLANRVKINGKPVKILLFTSYSEIIPVQALYLNKESNYDIDKVLRVIKGTSTLLISENYEYHKSMINFIMSDGKKRFEINEDRLYEEDLTVIPALLALSVNTPSDWEALYEKTDQALQKEKQIVEEQQATIEKQKAEIDEKVRQIKGMNDEIVEKQSRIDQQNNDILFQKNRLYSLVTDISEQQKVLRNKTLVLDSQNQEIDAQKNILKQQVDEISGQELKIQDQKTAMVQQLERIHIQSLALALFITLLVLIIILGYFIWRAYRIKKQAHRELEVKNRLIVAQNAAIELEKDKSDRLLLNILPVRVANDLKMKGRTDPQVFHNVSVMFTDIVGFTKVSSGYGPQRLIDELNELFTAFDNIMETNGCERIKTIGDAYLAVCGMPVENPRHAERMTQAAMDILDYLNHRNETSEIKWKVRIGVHSGDVVGGVVGVKKYIYDVFGDTINTASRMESHSEPMMINVSEPTYSIIKDAFIMEKREGLHVKGKGMMNMYFLRGKR, from the coding sequence TTGCGGTTCAAAATAACAGCAGTGGGCAAGCACATTTTTCGTATTTCCGTTTTCATTCTTTTTGCTGCTGCATGGGTATTGTCCATGAAAACAGGCAATGCCCAGAACAGCTTTGACAATAAATCCCGGGCGGAATATATTTTCGATATTACAAGATACGTTACCTGGCCAGAAGCATATGAAATAGACACCATGAAATTTGCCGTGCTGGCAAGAGATTCAGCCCTTGTATATGAATTGGAAAAATTGGCGAATCGGGTAAAAATAAACGGTAAGCCTGTGAAGATATTGCTATTCACCAGTTATTCGGAAATAATACCCGTGCAGGCGCTTTACCTGAATAAGGAAAGTAATTATGATATAGACAAGGTGCTCAGAGTTATCAAAGGAACAAGCACCTTGCTCATCAGCGAAAACTATGAATATCATAAATCAATGATTAACTTCATAATGTCTGATGGAAAGAAGCGTTTTGAAATTAATGAAGACCGCTTATACGAAGAGGATTTAACAGTAATACCGGCACTTCTGGCTCTTTCTGTAAATACACCTTCCGATTGGGAAGCACTTTACGAGAAGACCGATCAGGCACTGCAAAAAGAAAAACAGATTGTTGAGGAACAACAGGCAACAATCGAAAAACAAAAAGCTGAAATTGATGAAAAGGTGCGTCAGATTAAGGGAATGAATGATGAGATTGTTGAAAAACAAAGCAGAATAGACCAGCAGAACAACGATATACTTTTTCAGAAAAACAGACTGTACTCGCTGGTTACCGACATTTCTGAACAGCAAAAAGTATTACGCAATAAAACACTGGTACTTGATTCGCAGAATCAGGAAATTGACGCACAAAAAAACATTCTGAAACAGCAGGTTGATGAAATTTCCGGTCAGGAATTAAAAATTCAGGACCAAAAAACAGCCATGGTTCAGCAGCTTGAACGGATTCATATTCAAAGCCTCGCGCTGGCGTTATTTATCACATTGCTTGTTTTAATAATTATACTCGGATACTTTATTTGGCGTGCATACCGCATTAAAAAACAGGCGCACAGAGAACTTGAGGTGAAAAACAGGCTTATTGTGGCGCAAAATGCTGCCATTGAGCTTGAAAAAGATAAATCAGACCGGTTGCTGCTGAATATTCTGCCGGTGCGTGTGGCCAACGATTTGAAAATGAAGGGGCGCACCGACCCACAAGTGTTTCATAATGTATCCGTAATGTTTACCGATATTGTCGGATTTACAAAAGTTTCATCAGGATACGGCCCTCAGCGCCTCATAGACGAGTTGAATGAGTTATTTACCGCCTTTGACAATATCATGGAAACAAACGGTTGCGAACGCATAAAAACAATAGGCGATGCATACCTCGCCGTTTGTGGAATGCCGGTCGAAAACCCGCGTCACGCCGAGCGAATGACGCAAGCTGCCATGGATATTCTGGACTATCTGAACCACCGGAATGAAACTTCGGAAATAAAATGGAAGGTGCGCATTGGTGTTCATTCCGGTGATGTTGTAGGGGGCGTTGTGGGCGTTAAAAAATATATTTACGACGTATTCGGCGACACTATCAACACGGCATCACGCATGGAAAGCCACTCAGAACCTATGATGATAAATGTATCTGAACCAACTTACAGCATAATAAAAGACGCATTCATTATGGAAAAGCGTGAAGGTCTTCACGTAAAAGGAAAAGGAATGATGAATATGTACTTTCTTCGCGGAAAACGTTAG